From a single Spongiibacter taiwanensis genomic region:
- the scpA gene encoding methylmalonyl-CoA mutase has translation MADYKAPQATLDEWMAAANKTLDKSGKSLDDLVWHTPEGINVKPLYSQEDIANLPYTNTFPGMEPFIRGPQPTMYAGRPWTIRQYAGFSTAEESNAFYRKALAAGGQGVSVAFDLATHRGYDSDHPRVTGDVGKAGVAIDSVEDMKVLFDGIPLDKISVSMTMNGAVLPVLAGYIVAAEEQGVSQDQLSGTIQNDILKEFMVRNTYIYPPLPSMKIIGDIIAYASDNMPKFNTISISGYHIQEAGADAALELAYTLADGKEYIRTAIAAGLDIDKFAGRLSFFWGIGMNFYMEIAKMRAARLLWAEIVSEFNPKNPRSKMLRTHSQTSGWSLTEQDPYNNVVRTTIEAMAAVFGGTQSLHTNALDEAIALPTEFSARIARNTQLIIQEETGITKVADPWGGSYMMEALTNEIADRARELIAEVEEKGGMAKAIETGMPKLRIEESAARKQARIDRGEDVIVGVNKYILDKEEDVDILDIDNEKVRQSQIAALERIRASRDEKAVEDALEAIYQCAVTGQGNLLDLAVKATRVRATVGEISFAMEREFGRFNAQAQTVSGVYGSAYQDDENWNGIASDIDAFVERHGRRPRMLVCKMGQDGHDRGAKVIATAFADVGFDIDLSPMFSTPEEVAKQAVENDVHVVGVSSQAAGHKTLVPALINELKKAGADDIIVVAGGVIPRQDYDFLYKAGVKGIFGPGTKIPLAARGVLDSINEAVKG, from the coding sequence ATGGCGGATTACAAAGCACCCCAGGCCACCCTTGACGAATGGATGGCTGCGGCCAACAAAACGCTGGATAAATCAGGCAAGAGCCTGGATGACCTGGTTTGGCATACGCCCGAAGGCATTAACGTCAAGCCGCTATACAGCCAAGAAGATATTGCCAATCTGCCTTACACCAACACCTTCCCCGGCATGGAACCGTTTATTCGCGGTCCGCAACCCACCATGTATGCCGGTCGCCCCTGGACCATTCGCCAATACGCCGGTTTTTCTACCGCCGAGGAATCCAACGCCTTCTACCGCAAAGCGCTGGCCGCTGGCGGCCAGGGTGTGTCAGTGGCCTTTGACCTGGCAACCCACCGGGGTTATGACTCAGATCACCCTCGGGTCACCGGCGATGTTGGTAAAGCCGGTGTCGCAATCGACTCAGTCGAGGATATGAAGGTGCTGTTTGACGGCATCCCCCTGGACAAAATCTCGGTCTCCATGACCATGAACGGCGCCGTACTGCCCGTATTGGCGGGTTACATCGTGGCGGCCGAAGAGCAAGGTGTCAGCCAAGACCAGCTGTCGGGCACTATTCAGAACGACATTCTGAAAGAGTTCATGGTGCGTAACACCTACATTTATCCGCCGCTGCCGTCGATGAAAATCATCGGCGATATTATTGCCTACGCGTCGGACAACATGCCCAAGTTCAATACCATCTCCATTTCCGGTTACCACATTCAGGAAGCTGGCGCGGATGCGGCCCTGGAGCTGGCCTACACCTTGGCCGATGGTAAGGAGTACATTCGCACGGCGATTGCGGCGGGTTTGGACATCGATAAATTCGCCGGCCGTCTGTCCTTCTTCTGGGGCATCGGCATGAACTTCTACATGGAAATCGCCAAAATGCGCGCCGCGCGTCTGCTGTGGGCAGAGATCGTGTCCGAGTTCAATCCTAAGAACCCCCGTTCCAAAATGCTGCGGACCCACAGCCAAACTTCAGGCTGGTCGCTGACTGAGCAAGACCCCTACAACAACGTGGTGCGTACCACCATTGAGGCCATGGCCGCGGTATTTGGTGGTACCCAGTCGCTGCATACCAACGCACTCGATGAAGCCATTGCGCTGCCCACCGAGTTCTCTGCCCGGATCGCCCGTAACACTCAGTTGATCATCCAGGAGGAAACCGGTATCACCAAAGTGGCTGATCCCTGGGGCGGCTCTTACATGATGGAAGCGCTGACCAATGAGATCGCCGACCGTGCTCGGGAGCTGATTGCCGAAGTTGAAGAGAAGGGCGGCATGGCAAAAGCCATCGAAACCGGGATGCCAAAACTGCGCATTGAAGAGTCTGCCGCCCGCAAGCAAGCCCGCATTGACCGGGGTGAAGATGTGATTGTCGGGGTTAACAAGTACATTCTCGACAAAGAAGAAGACGTTGATATTCTCGATATCGACAATGAAAAAGTGCGTCAGTCGCAGATTGCTGCACTGGAGCGCATTCGCGCCAGCCGGGACGAGAAAGCCGTTGAAGATGCCCTTGAAGCTATCTATCAATGTGCTGTAACAGGTCAGGGTAACCTATTGGATTTGGCCGTAAAAGCGACTCGTGTGCGTGCCACCGTCGGCGAAATTTCCTTCGCCATGGAGCGCGAATTCGGCCGCTTCAATGCCCAGGCCCAGACCGTGTCTGGTGTTTACGGCAGCGCCTATCAGGATGACGAAAACTGGAACGGCATTGCCTCTGATATCGATGCCTTTGTTGAGCGGCACGGCCGCCGTCCGCGGATGCTGGTATGCAAGATGGGTCAGGACGGTCACGACCGTGGCGCCAAAGTTATCGCCACCGCCTTTGCCGATGTCGGTTTTGATATCGATCTGAGCCCGATGTTCTCCACCCCGGAAGAGGTGGCGAAGCAGGCGGTTGAAAACGACGTTCACGTGGTGGGTGTCTCCTCCCAGGCAGCGGGTCACAAGACCCTGGTGCCGGCCCTGATCAACGAACTGAAAAAAGCAGGCGCCGACGACATTATCGTGGTGGCCGGTGGGGTAATTCCCCGCCAGGACTACGACTTCCTTTACAAGGCTGGTGTGAAGGGTATTTTTGGTCCCGGTACCAAAATCCCGCTGGCCGCCCGTGGCGTTCTCGATTCCATCAACGAAGCAGTAAAAGGGTAA
- the mce gene encoding methylmalonyl-CoA epimerase: protein MITALDHIAIAVPDLQKAIKRFMEDFGLPFEGTEDVESAKTSTAFFPLPPTSIELVHPLNGEGPIAKFLEKKPGGIHHLCFRSDDIEADVARLKEKGYQFLSDAPSPGAHGCQVIFIHPKSCDGVLIELNQPSEDHH from the coding sequence ATGATTACCGCCCTGGACCACATCGCCATCGCCGTACCCGATCTGCAAAAAGCCATCAAGCGCTTTATGGAAGACTTTGGACTGCCCTTTGAGGGCACGGAAGATGTCGAAAGTGCAAAAACTTCAACCGCCTTTTTCCCTTTGCCGCCGACCAGTATAGAATTGGTGCACCCTCTCAATGGTGAGGGACCTATTGCTAAATTTCTGGAAAAAAAGCCCGGTGGCATTCATCATCTGTGTTTTCGCAGCGATGATATCGAAGCGGACGTGGCTCGCCTCAAGGAAAAAGGCTATCAGTTCTTATCTGACGCGCCATCGCCCGGCGCCCACGGTTGCCAGGTTATTTTTATCCATCCAAAATCCTGCGACGGCGTGTTGATTGAGCTCAATCAGCCCAGCGAGGATCATCATTAA
- a CDS encoding biotin/lipoyl-containing protein, translating to MKTSNNHYLHNPLTHQDRKLANSSSSWVRSFDCSDLNPLIICRGPIRKEAMDVFAEMGITHFGILLSEKDSITYTNALAPELRSLTDPSRVHRVPDYTGATKEERNRRIQQIIGIARDNGYNAIFAGYGFMSEDAEMVEAMEEAGLNFIGPCSFTQRAAGMKDQAKRTALETGVSVTPGVNNATSLALFAKYGVDGLEKCASDHNLQVDFAACKDDEEKALALLAASYDAGIDIIDAKDIGAALQVEAKRMLAEKPNNRFRLKAIAGGGGKGQRILQAANAYPGDTLEEKVEKAAATVPSLVLECLIELKTNGVGDNKNVLIEMNIETTRHQEIQVVGNGEWCMTMGGRDCSLQMHEQKLLEVSVTDEELAAAISVAKEQGRDEEAAQLQRDRQILQRMEEEGAIFGKAVKLDSVGTFECIVDGESHYFMEMNTRIQVEHRVTELCYKLKFTNPDDSGDYFVVESLVEVMVLLARHGKRLPKPQRLMREKTSVEARMNATNQALQPHAGGVIEYWSNAIEGEIRDDQGISLHNPDTDVFMKYHLAGAYDSNIALLLTTGETRLDSYRRMAEILRRTELRGRDLATNLQFHYGLVHWFIGNGINARPTTRFIVPYLTAVGLLKQVANEIDLDYAYQQLIERYCADQGEQAEAWGAMMASKKLLFTRPLERLFSEPHFMAGWISVNKHAVTITDGKVEWHANPILLLRDTYHYLNMDYEVGKPARYMIWDHDNAILAAGVDFYETLSERLGISDFSEIDTLLSGASAPAGFSDAEWQGVQAAHASYMAGTELLAVLAHIAAETGFCDLKVNSDLSITIPDRLSDEALQKQMAKVLVPPPMAKSDEILAASGGMFYPREAPGMEEFVKEGDHFEAGQALYIVEVMKMFNKVKAPFAGTIEKVLVEGDGVIIKKGQPLFKISPDEKIEEVSLAQIAAGRRAKTDAFLTSIA from the coding sequence GTGAAAACAAGCAACAACCATTATCTGCACAACCCGCTGACCCATCAGGACCGCAAGCTGGCCAACTCTTCCTCAAGCTGGGTCAGAAGCTTCGACTGTAGTGACTTGAATCCATTAATTATTTGTCGCGGACCTATCCGTAAGGAAGCGATGGATGTGTTTGCCGAAATGGGGATCACCCACTTTGGTATTTTGCTGTCGGAGAAGGATTCAATCACCTATACCAATGCCCTGGCCCCCGAGCTGCGCAGCCTCACCGACCCCAGCCGGGTGCACCGGGTGCCAGACTATACCGGCGCCACCAAGGAAGAGCGCAACCGGCGCATTCAACAAATTATTGGGATTGCCCGGGACAATGGCTACAACGCCATTTTTGCCGGTTACGGCTTTATGTCCGAAGACGCCGAAATGGTCGAGGCGATGGAAGAGGCCGGATTGAACTTCATTGGGCCGTGCTCCTTCACTCAGCGCGCGGCGGGGATGAAAGACCAGGCAAAACGCACGGCCCTGGAAACCGGGGTGTCGGTCACTCCCGGGGTAAACAATGCCACCAGCCTGGCGCTTTTTGCCAAATATGGGGTCGACGGCCTGGAGAAGTGCGCCAGTGATCATAACCTGCAGGTTGATTTTGCTGCCTGCAAGGATGATGAAGAAAAGGCCTTGGCTTTGCTGGCGGCCTCCTATGACGCCGGTATCGATATCATTGACGCCAAGGACATTGGCGCGGCCTTGCAGGTCGAAGCCAAACGCATGCTGGCGGAGAAGCCAAACAACCGCTTTCGATTGAAGGCCATCGCCGGTGGTGGTGGCAAGGGCCAACGCATTTTGCAGGCGGCCAACGCCTACCCCGGTGACACCCTGGAGGAAAAGGTAGAGAAGGCAGCAGCGACCGTGCCCTCGCTGGTGCTCGAGTGTTTGATCGAGCTGAAAACCAACGGGGTCGGTGACAACAAAAACGTCCTCATTGAAATGAACATCGAGACCACCCGCCACCAGGAAATCCAGGTAGTCGGTAACGGCGAGTGGTGTATGACCATGGGCGGTCGCGACTGCTCTTTGCAAATGCACGAGCAGAAACTGCTGGAAGTGTCAGTGACCGACGAGGAACTGGCGGCGGCAATTTCGGTGGCCAAAGAGCAGGGCAGGGACGAAGAGGCGGCTCAGCTGCAGCGGGATCGGCAAATTCTGCAGCGCATGGAAGAAGAGGGCGCCATCTTTGGTAAAGCGGTGAAACTGGACTCGGTCGGCACCTTTGAATGTATTGTCGATGGCGAATCCCATTATTTCATGGAGATGAACACCCGGATTCAGGTTGAGCATCGGGTGACCGAGCTGTGCTACAAACTCAAGTTCACCAACCCCGATGATTCCGGCGATTACTTTGTGGTGGAGAGTCTGGTCGAGGTCATGGTATTGCTGGCTCGCCACGGCAAGCGCCTGCCCAAGCCCCAGCGGCTGATGCGTGAAAAGACCTCGGTTGAAGCGCGTATGAACGCCACCAACCAGGCACTGCAGCCCCACGCCGGCGGGGTAATAGAGTACTGGTCCAACGCCATTGAAGGTGAAATCCGCGACGACCAGGGCATCTCGCTGCACAATCCCGACACCGATGTGTTCATGAAGTACCATCTGGCCGGCGCTTACGATTCTAATATCGCGCTGCTGCTCACTACCGGCGAAACCCGGCTCGACAGCTACCGCCGGATGGCCGAAATTCTGCGCCGCACCGAGCTGCGCGGCCGCGACTTGGCCACGAATCTGCAGTTTCACTATGGCCTGGTGCACTGGTTTATTGGCAATGGCATTAACGCCCGCCCGACCACGCGCTTTATTGTCCCCTATCTGACGGCGGTGGGGCTGCTAAAACAGGTGGCAAATGAGATCGACTTGGACTATGCCTATCAACAGCTGATCGAGCGTTATTGCGCAGACCAGGGCGAGCAAGCCGAGGCCTGGGGCGCGATGATGGCATCGAAGAAGCTGCTCTTTACCCGCCCTTTGGAGCGCCTGTTTTCCGAGCCCCACTTTATGGCGGGCTGGATTAGCGTCAACAAGCATGCGGTGACCATCACTGATGGCAAGGTGGAGTGGCATGCCAACCCCATATTGCTGCTGCGCGACACTTACCACTATCTCAACATGGATTACGAGGTGGGCAAGCCCGCCCGGTACATGATCTGGGATCACGACAATGCCATTCTCGCCGCCGGTGTCGACTTCTATGAAACCCTGTCAGAACGGTTGGGCATCTCGGATTTCAGCGAAATTGACACGCTGCTGTCTGGCGCCAGCGCGCCGGCCGGATTCAGTGATGCGGAATGGCAGGGTGTCCAGGCAGCTCACGCCAGCTACATGGCTGGCACGGAGCTGTTGGCGGTGCTGGCGCATATCGCCGCCGAAACGGGATTCTGTGATCTCAAAGTCAACAGCGACTTGAGCATCACCATTCCTGATCGCCTTAGCGACGAAGCGCTGCAAAAGCAGATGGCCAAGGTGCTGGTACCACCGCCGATGGCGAAATCCGACGAAATTCTTGCGGCCAGTGGAGGTATGTTCTACCCGCGGGAAGCCCCGGGCATGGAGGAGTTTGTTAAAGAAGGGGATCACTTTGAGGCCGGGCAGGCCCTGTACATTGTTGAGGTCATGAAAATGTTCAACAAGGTCAAGGCGCCCTTTGCCGGCACCATTGAGAAGGTACTGGTGGAAGGCGATGGTGTGATCATCAAGAAGGGACAGCCCCTGTTCAAAATCAGCCCGGACGAGAAAATCGAAGAGGTTAGCCTCGCGCAAATCGCCGCCGGACGTCGGGCAAAGACTGATGCTTTTTTGACCAGTATTGCTTGA
- a CDS encoding acyl-CoA carboxylase subunit beta: protein MPKKTGFAPSLTNPFQKEVELEFTVPGQIDYEPGLYEEALRAGHALQQRPLKAAGVSSIQKQHEKKRMTIWERIEVLADPGTEPTVLYQNWGKNLDGASLVTGIIKVNGRDVAIYGHDFTVRAGSMDATNGSKLARLFELAGKLGIPLVGMNDSAGAYIPAGVGGLDGYAEAFTALRKINGVVPSIMCMFGYNAGGGSYLPRQGSFVIQPNDTFFGLTGPGVVKSVLGEDVTAEELGGPLVHSKSGVTDFVVPDEVAALKKVQELLNYLPNNNRELAPFQPTSDPISRRTWDVDLLLKKAFNSPTGFNTPFEIGIIIQQLCDHGDYFEMQPDRARNTVCALGRIGGNVVGFVANNSAVASGQIDIDAAYKNARFIRFCNIYNIPIIFMEDTTGFLPGREQEAGGIVQAGRAMLDAIVDLRTPRFLLIVRNAFGGAYAAFNNYPTGADFVCALPTTRLAVMGPAGVEYVYKDEVRKIRGAVKAKVAEATKANIAAGMGEAEAQAQAATAVAQWQKQEEAVLTQRYERELMNPNEALSLGSISQIVMPSDLRQVLGEQLELHLRGYQPSAMTGVQREFH, encoded by the coding sequence ATGCCAAAGAAAACGGGCTTTGCCCCCTCACTGACCAATCCATTCCAGAAAGAAGTTGAGCTGGAATTCACTGTTCCGGGACAGATCGATTACGAACCGGGCTTGTACGAAGAGGCCCTGCGCGCTGGCCATGCCCTGCAGCAACGGCCACTGAAAGCTGCAGGTGTCAGCAGCATTCAGAAACAGCACGAAAAAAAGCGCATGACCATCTGGGAGCGCATCGAAGTGCTGGCAGATCCCGGTACTGAGCCTACTGTGCTGTATCAAAACTGGGGTAAAAACCTCGATGGTGCTTCACTGGTCACCGGCATTATTAAGGTCAACGGGCGAGACGTGGCAATCTACGGTCACGACTTTACGGTCCGGGCCGGTTCCATGGACGCGACTAACGGCAGCAAGCTGGCACGACTGTTTGAGCTGGCGGGCAAGTTGGGTATTCCGCTGGTAGGGATGAATGACTCCGCCGGGGCCTATATTCCCGCCGGGGTAGGGGGGCTGGACGGCTACGCCGAAGCCTTTACCGCGCTGCGCAAGATTAACGGTGTGGTGCCGTCGATTATGTGTATGTTCGGCTACAACGCCGGTGGTGGCTCCTACCTGCCACGGCAGGGCTCTTTTGTGATTCAACCCAACGATACCTTTTTCGGCCTGACCGGGCCGGGTGTGGTCAAGTCGGTACTCGGTGAAGACGTCACCGCCGAAGAGCTGGGCGGGCCATTGGTGCATTCAAAGTCCGGGGTAACCGACTTTGTGGTGCCCGACGAAGTTGCCGCCTTGAAGAAAGTGCAGGAGCTGCTCAATTACCTGCCCAACAATAATCGCGAGCTGGCACCGTTTCAGCCCACTTCAGATCCTATCAGTCGGCGTACCTGGGATGTCGACCTGCTGCTCAAGAAAGCCTTTAACAGCCCGACTGGTTTCAACACCCCCTTTGAAATCGGCATTATCATTCAACAGCTCTGTGATCACGGCGATTACTTTGAAATGCAGCCGGACCGGGCACGCAACACGGTTTGCGCGCTGGGTCGGATCGGCGGCAATGTGGTCGGCTTTGTGGCCAATAACTCTGCCGTGGCATCGGGTCAGATTGATATCGACGCGGCTTACAAGAACGCGCGTTTCATTCGGTTCTGCAATATCTACAACATTCCGATTATTTTCATGGAAGATACCACCGGTTTCTTGCCTGGGCGCGAGCAGGAGGCCGGGGGAATTGTGCAGGCCGGTCGGGCGATGCTCGATGCCATCGTTGACCTGCGCACCCCGCGGTTTCTGTTGATTGTGCGCAATGCCTTTGGCGGCGCTTACGCTGCCTTCAATAACTATCCCACTGGCGCCGATTTTGTGTGTGCGTTGCCGACTACTCGCCTGGCGGTCATGGGGCCGGCCGGGGTTGAGTACGTGTACAAGGATGAAGTGCGCAAGATTCGCGGTGCGGTAAAAGCCAAGGTGGCCGAGGCGACCAAGGCAAACATCGCCGCTGGGATGGGCGAGGCCGAGGCCCAAGCCCAAGCGGCTACCGCCGTTGCCCAATGGCAAAAGCAGGAAGAAGCGGTTCTCACTCAGCGGTACGAGCGGGAGCTAATGAATCCCAACGAAGCCCTCAGCCTGGGATCAATATCCCAGATCGTCATGCCCTCGGACCTGCGCCAGGTTCTGGGTGAACAACTGGAGTTGCATTTGCGGGGCTACCAGCCCAGCGCCATGACCGGTGTACAGCGGGAATTCCACTAA
- a CDS encoding anthranilate synthase component I family protein has translation MSLPRRQPLIYQEDSCSLFASLHQLEGAVFLDSARPFCQRGRYDIMSAQPLQHYRLSSGTPAEIAEQATQLLSAIDDAVNGMQRHPELPFCGGAIGYLSYDFGEALRINRPLPETGALPALYIGVYDWAIVVDHELRRCELITQPSVKEARLAQILTLVQQPPEPETSFALSDTMADPYDRAHYDRAFDACQQYIFAGDCYQINLSRAFVGSISGAGQNPWSAYQRLRREAAAPFSVYLNMPEGQLLSASPERFLAADQGRIFSQPIKGTAPRGRSPEEDAAFATALAQSEKNRAENVMIVDLIRNDLSKSCLPGSVRTDTLFELQHFETVHHLVSTISGQLKPGLSPLRALLDAFPGGSITGAPKKRAMEIIEELESHRRGLYCGSVFYLGPGGILDSNILIRSFVCAQGQVSGFAGGGIVADSKSDEEFDETWSKIGRLLALFGTRETA, from the coding sequence ATGTCTCTGCCTCGGCGCCAGCCCCTGATTTATCAGGAGGACAGTTGCTCCCTGTTTGCTTCCCTGCACCAATTGGAGGGTGCCGTATTTCTCGACAGTGCCCGGCCCTTCTGTCAGCGGGGTCGCTACGACATTATGAGTGCCCAGCCTTTGCAGCACTATCGCCTGAGCAGCGGCACACCGGCAGAAATAGCGGAACAGGCAACCCAGTTGCTAAGCGCCATTGATGACGCGGTGAACGGCATGCAGCGCCATCCGGAGCTCCCCTTCTGTGGCGGTGCAATTGGCTATTTGAGCTACGATTTTGGCGAAGCCCTGCGAATCAACCGGCCCCTGCCCGAAACAGGCGCACTTCCAGCCCTGTATATTGGTGTTTATGACTGGGCGATTGTGGTCGACCATGAACTGCGCCGCTGCGAATTGATCACCCAGCCATCAGTCAAGGAAGCGCGCCTGGCGCAGATCCTAACCTTGGTACAGCAACCCCCCGAGCCAGAAACCAGCTTCGCGTTAAGCGACACCATGGCTGACCCCTACGACCGCGCCCACTACGACCGGGCATTTGACGCCTGCCAACAGTATATTTTTGCCGGGGACTGCTACCAGATAAATCTCAGCCGGGCCTTTGTCGGCAGTATCAGCGGCGCCGGCCAAAACCCCTGGTCCGCGTATCAACGCCTTCGCCGGGAGGCTGCCGCGCCATTTTCTGTTTACTTGAATATGCCTGAGGGGCAATTGTTATCTGCCTCTCCCGAGCGCTTTCTCGCCGCTGACCAGGGGCGAATTTTCAGTCAACCCATCAAAGGGACCGCCCCCCGCGGGCGCTCGCCGGAGGAAGACGCGGCGTTCGCCACCGCCCTGGCCCAGAGTGAAAAGAATCGTGCGGAAAACGTGATGATTGTCGACCTCATCCGTAATGATCTCAGCAAAAGTTGCCTGCCTGGCAGCGTTCGCACAGACACTTTGTTTGAGCTACAGCACTTTGAAACCGTGCATCATTTGGTGAGCACCATCAGCGGCCAACTCAAGCCCGGGCTCAGCCCACTGCGGGCTCTGCTAGACGCCTTTCCCGGCGGCTCGATTACCGGTGCACCAAAGAAACGGGCTATGGAGATCATTGAGGAACTGGAATCCCACCGACGCGGTTTGTATTGCGGCAGTGTGTTCTACCTGGGGCCGGGCGGCATTCTGGACAGCAATATTCTGATTCGCAGCTTTGTCTGCGCCCAGGGGCAGGTCAGCGGTTTTGCCGGTGGCGGCATTGTCGCTGACTCGAAAAGCGATGAGGAATTTGATGAAACCTGGAGCAAGATCGGCCGACTGCTGGCCTTGTTTGGCACCCGCGAGACCGCGTAA
- the thrH gene encoding bifunctional phosphoserine phosphatase/homoserine phosphotransferase ThrH: MEIACLDLEGVLIPEIWIDFAERTGIEALKATTRDIPDYDVLMQQRLRLLHENGLGLPDIQAVIADMRPMDGAREFLDWLRARFQVVILSDTFYEFAAPLMAQLGWPTLLCHKLETDNLGKVVDYKIRQVNPKRQAVLAFKTLYYRIIAAGDSYNDTTMLAEADAGILFKAPDNVIREFPQFPAVHDYEALKLEFLKASNRELSL; the protein is encoded by the coding sequence GTGGAAATCGCCTGTCTTGACCTGGAAGGTGTGCTGATTCCCGAAATCTGGATTGATTTTGCCGAGCGCACGGGCATTGAGGCCTTGAAGGCAACCACCCGGGATATTCCGGATTACGATGTGCTCATGCAACAGCGCCTGCGCCTGCTGCACGAGAACGGCTTGGGCTTGCCTGATATTCAGGCGGTGATAGCCGATATGCGGCCAATGGACGGCGCCAGAGAGTTCCTCGACTGGCTGCGCGCGCGTTTTCAGGTGGTTATCCTGTCCGATACTTTCTACGAGTTCGCTGCGCCGCTGATGGCGCAACTGGGCTGGCCGACGCTGCTGTGTCACAAGCTGGAAACCGACAACCTGGGCAAGGTGGTGGACTACAAAATCCGCCAGGTGAACCCCAAGCGGCAAGCGGTATTGGCCTTTAAAACCCTGTACTACCGGATTATTGCTGCGGGTGATTCCTACAACGACACCACCATGCTTGCAGAGGCTGACGCCGGTATCTTGTTCAAGGCGCCGGATAACGTTATCCGCGAATTCCCCCAGTTTCCCGCGGTTCACGATTATGAAGCGCTCAAACTGGAGTTTCTGAAGGCCTCCAATCGCGAATTGAGCCTGTAA
- the cysB gene encoding HTH-type transcriptional regulator CysB, which translates to MKLQQLRYIWEVAHHEMNVSATAQSLFTSQPGISKQIRMLEDELGVEIFARNGKHLTHITPAGEAILKTAGEILHKTECIKHIAQEFKNPSKGSLSIATTHTQARYALPPVIKAFIERYPDVSLHMHQGTPMQISELAANFGVDFAIATEALELFSDLVMMPCYRWNRTILVPRDHPLTKVSSLAIEHIAAHPIVTYVFGFTGRSKLDEAFSKHGFEPRVVFTATDADVIKTYVRLGLGIGIVAQMAYDPTTDGDLVALDASHLFEPSVTKVGFRRGTYMRKFMYDFVELFAPHLTRELVDKAYECHSKTELDELFADIELPMY; encoded by the coding sequence ATGAAGCTGCAACAACTGCGTTATATCTGGGAGGTCGCCCATCACGAGATGAACGTGTCGGCCACCGCCCAAAGTTTGTTCACCTCCCAGCCCGGCATCAGCAAGCAAATTCGGATGCTGGAGGACGAGCTGGGTGTCGAGATTTTCGCTCGCAATGGCAAGCACCTCACCCATATCACCCCGGCAGGGGAGGCGATTCTCAAAACCGCTGGCGAGATTCTGCACAAGACCGAATGCATCAAGCACATTGCTCAGGAGTTTAAGAATCCCAGCAAAGGCAGTCTGTCCATTGCGACGACGCACACCCAGGCCCGCTATGCATTGCCGCCGGTGATTAAGGCCTTTATCGAGCGCTATCCCGATGTGTCTTTGCACATGCATCAGGGCACGCCGATGCAAATCTCTGAACTGGCGGCCAACTTTGGCGTGGATTTCGCCATTGCCACAGAAGCCCTGGAGCTCTTCTCCGATCTGGTGATGATGCCTTGCTATCGCTGGAACCGAACCATCTTAGTGCCGCGGGATCATCCTCTGACGAAAGTCAGCTCGCTGGCAATTGAGCATATTGCGGCCCACCCGATTGTGACCTACGTCTTTGGCTTTACCGGGCGTTCCAAACTCGATGAGGCCTTCAGCAAGCACGGCTTCGAGCCGCGGGTGGTGTTCACCGCCACCGACGCGGATGTGATCAAAACCTACGTGCGCCTGGGCCTGGGCATTGGCATCGTTGCGCAAATGGCTTATGACCCCACTACCGATGGCGACCTGGTCGCCCTGGATGCCAGCCATTTGTTTGAACCCAGCGTGACCAAAGTGGGTTTCCGCCGGGGCACCTATATGCGCAAATTTATGTACGATTTTGTTGAGTTATTTGCCCCCCATCTCACCCGGGAACTGGTCGATAAGGCGTATGAGTGTCACAGCAAAACAGAGCTGGATGAGCTGTTTGCGGATATTGAGTTGCCGATGTACTGA